The following DNA comes from Brassica oleracea var. oleracea cultivar TO1000 chromosome C5, BOL, whole genome shotgun sequence.
CTTTTTGCTTGATGATGAGCTCAAGACCGACGAGATTGGAAGAAGTGGTATGGAGAAGTCTGGAACAGCAGTTGATATACAAGCAGGAAACTTCAGTTGGGATCCAGAAACTAAGCATCCAACTCTTCGAAATATAAATTTGGAAATTAAGAATGGGCAAAAAGTTGCTGTTTGTGGACCAGTTGGTGCAGGTAAATCGTCTCTGTTGCATGCAGTGCTCGGAGAAATACCTAAAGTTTCAGGAACTGTAAGCAAAGCATCCACCAAGAACCTCTCTTTGTTCATTTTATATATGTTTACTTTGTGTTGTTCAACTGAAACAGGTAAAGGTCTCTGGGTCCATCGCTTATGTTTCTCAGACCTCTTGGATCCAAAGTGGTACCATCAGGGATAACATCCTCTATGGGAAGCCAATGGAAACTAGACGATATAACGCTGCTATTAAAGCATGTGCTTTGGATAAGGACATAAATGATTTTGGACATGGTGACCTCACAGAGATAGGACAAAGAGGGCTTAACTTGAGCGGAGGGCAAAAGCAAAGGATTCAGCTGGCACGTGCTGTTTATGCAGATGCTGATGTTTACCTCCTTGATGATCCTTTTAGTGCTGTTGATGCACATACAGCTGGAGTTCTTTTTCATGTAATTGATTTTGACGAAACTTTCTTAAAGAATGCTTCTTAATATGTTTAGTTATGACTTTGCAGAAATGTGTTGAGGACTCGCTGAGGGAGAAAACTGTCATTCTGGTCACTCACCAAGTTGAATTCCTCTCAGAAGTTGATCAAATTCTGGTAAAACTTGAGTAGCATCAGATAAAAAAGACTGTCTATGTCTAAACATATTAATGATTGATGATCTTAATCAGGTTATGGAAGAAGGAAGAATCACTCAGTTAGGAAAGTATGATGAGCTCTTAATGATGGGAACGGCATTCAAACAGCTGGTGAATGCTCATAACGATGCAGTAACTGTGTTACCTTTGGCTAGTAATGAAAGCCTAGGAGATCTTACCAAAGTGGGCAGAGACAGAGAGATAGGAAACATCCAGGTTGTAGAGAAAATCGAAGAAGAGATCACAACAACAACCAATGTTCCAGGGGCACAACTTACGCAGGAAGAGGAAAAAGAGGCGGGCTATGTTGGATTGAAACCTTTCTTGGACTATTTAAATGTCTCCAGAGGATGGTTTCTTCTGTCGTCAAGCGTATTGGGTCAGGTAGGCTTTGTAGTTTTTCAAGCCGCATCAACATACTGGCTGGCTTATGGAATTGGGATCCCTAATCTCACAGCAACAATGCTTATTGGAGTCTATAGCGTCATCTCAACTCTTAGTGCTGGTTTTGTATACGCGAGAGCTGTAACGACTGCCCATCTTGGACTAAAAGCTTCTAAAGCTTTCTTCTCTGGTTTCACAAATGCAGTCTTCAAAGCACCAATGCTTTTCTTTGATTCTACTCCAGTTGGACGCATTCTCACCCGAGTAAGATATCTTTGCTTATATGAATAACACTACATCTCAGTCAGTGTATGATATATAATTGCATGTAACATTTGCAGGCATCATCTGATTTAAACGTCTTGGACTTTGACATTCCATTTGCAATCATATTTGTGGTATCACCTGCTGTCGAGCTCACTGCTGCTCTAATCGTCATGACATATGTGACATGGCAAGTTATCATTATCGCTCTTCTTGCTTTAGCGGCCACGAAAGTTGTTCAGGTACGTATCTTCCTTTGACTTATATTTGTAGCAGCAAAGAAGTCATTATCAATTGTTTCTGCCTTCTTCTCTGAACAAAAGGAGTACTATTTAGCCTCCGCAAGGGAGCTTATTAGGATCAATGGAACAACGAAAGCTCCAGTGATGAACTATGCTGCAGAAACCTCGCTTGGAGTGGTGACAATAAGAGCTTTTGGAACTGTAGATAGATTCCTTAAAAACTACCTAAGCCTGGTGGATGCAGATGCTGTGCTGTTCTTTCTGTCTAATGCAGCCATGGAGTGGGTGATTCTGAGGATAGAGACTCTTCAGAATTTGACTTTGTTCACTTGTGCACTTCTGCTTATCCTTATTCCCAAGGGCTACATAGCTCCAGGTACATTAACTATTTGTCTCATCACCTCATAGCTAATGTTAGTATCACACTGAAAGGTGCTTCATGAACTTTGTGTCTTTCTGTTTCAGGTCTTGTTGGGCTTTCACTATCCTATGCACTAACACTGACACAAACTCAGGTGTTTCTAACCAGATGGTATTGTACCTTATCAAATTCAATCATTTCGGTAGAGAGGATAAAACAGTATATGAGCATACCAGCAGAGCATCCTGCTGTTGTTGATGATAAAAGGCCACCTTCCTCATGGCCATCCAGTGGTACCATTCACTTGCAGGAACTTAAGGTATATGGAAACATTACTTGTTATAAGATGATGGTTCCAGTTATGTTAAAGACATATTGCTTTGCTTCTTTTTCTTTTGAAGATAAGATACCGGCCCAATGCTCCCTTGGTTCTCAAAGGAATCTCTTGCACATTCAGGGAAGGGACAAGAGTGGGAGTTGTGGGGAGAACGGGAAGTGGGAAAAGCACGTTGATCAGTGCTTTGTTCCGGTTGGTAGAACCAGCAAGTGGTTGTATATTGATTGATGGCATTGACATAAGTAAGATTGGTCTAAAAGACCTGAGAATGAAACTCAGCATCATTCCTCAAGAACCAACTCTCTTCCGTGGCTGCATAAGGACCAACCTTGATCCTTTAGGTGTTTACTCCGACGATGAAATATGGAAGGTAAAAATAAGAAACAAGAATGAGATTTCTGTCTGAAACCTCTCTAATGAACCATTACTTTTGCGTGCAGGCTCTTGAGAAGTGTCAGCTTAAGGCCACCATTAGCAATCTACCTAATAAACTTGATTCTTCAGGTTGAGAACAAAAACAAGATGCCATGTTGGCTTGTTAGCTCTCTTTATTGACAACACTTTTGTTTGTCTTTTTCTTGACCCGAGAAGTGAGTGATGAAGGAGAGAACTGGAGCGTGGGACAGAGGCAGCTGTTCTGTCTTGGAAGAGTCTTATTAAAGAGAAACAAAATATTGGTGTTGGATGAAGCTACGGCTTCCATAGATTCAGCCACTGATGCCATCATCCAGAGAATCATAAGAGAGGAGTTCGCAGATTGCACGGTGGTAACAGTTGCACATAGAGTTCCAACGGTTATAGATAGTGACATGGTCATGGTTCTCTCCTTTGGTAAACATCTTTGTCGTCTCAAATGATCATTACGTCTTTTGGGAAACTTATGTTTAATGGGTTTTGGTTTGGTTTTTGAAAACAGGTGATCTTGTGGAGTACAACGAGCCTTCAAAGCTGATGGAGACTGATTCTTACTTCTCCAAGCTCGTTGCTGAGTATTGGGCAAGCTGCAGAGGAAACTCTTCTCAGAATCTACAAGTTCACATCTAAACTAAATCGTTCAAGTCTATGGAAAGAAAGACCATTTCATAAAACTCATCAAGGAAAATTATTCATAATTAAGTTTTTTCGATGTAGTTCACCAAACTCTCTGATTGAATCAGTTATTACCCTTTCACCAGCCATCTTCCCTTCACCGGCGATGTTCTTTATAGTGGAACACTGATCATACTCTGCCTCAGTCTCACCCACCGGCCTAAAATATAGAAGCTATAAACTATCCAAGATAATAGTTTTAAGTTACTTTTGGAAAAATGTATACACACATTCAGAAACCAGTATCATATAAACGATTGTCTAATAATAATATATGTATTTAAGAAGAATGCAAAAGATCTGAGATATGTTAATTGCTAAATAATTGGTTTGTTACGTTAATAATTGTTGGTAGTTAATTATGCAGCTCATGTTCCACGTTTCAAATCCCTGAAAAAGAACGACTACATTTTGGACTATTTCCATATACTAGAAAAGTTTACATAGAGCTTCCATAGAGCTGACAAACACACTATCAAAATCTTAAAACATGGCATTAAGCCAATGGAAGAATATTATGAGAAATTTTGACGTTTAGGAAACGCTTGGAGTTCAATGGTCATGAAGAAGCATGCATGATCCCATTCAAATGAGTTATTACCAACGACCAGATCCGTTGGAAGTCAGTCTGAAAAGGTACTTTAAGATGGATTTCCAACGGATTTTACTGTCACTTCCATATGGTTGAAAATTGTTCTTCCGTCGAAAAGCATTAGAAATTTCTAACCCTTTTCTAAAAGAATGAGTATGTTGTTAAGAAATAACTTATAATTTATAGTAATGAGAAATTTAAATAAGAGTAGAATTTGATACCCGTAGGAAGCAAATAACACTAGTATAAGGGAGAAAGTTTATTATAAGGAAGAAGAAGAAGATGTAATAGTTCTTTGATTATAAACTCTTGTTCTTGTTTATGGTGTACAAAAGAGTGAGATGAGTGATGGTATTTATAGTGAACAACAATACACAAAATAACAAAGATGGTGCTTAATTTGGTAAATGAGTGGGTGATCATAGTGCTTGAGTTGGTAAAGGAGTGGATGATCATAGTGCTTGAGTTTGGTAAAGAAGTGGATGATCATTTCAATGCTTAATTTATAACATATGTCATAATTTCAAAGGATTTAAATTATCAGATATTATAACTGTTTATCACCGCTAAAATGTTATCAAAAATTTCCTACGATTCAATCCATCAAAAAATTCCGAGACAGTTTTCATCAAAACATTTTAACAGATAAACCATCAAAATTTTTCGAAAGATTTAGTCATCAAAAAATTATAACAGAATAAACCCGCACAATTTTAAGAAACATTTAAATTTTTTTTTTTTTTTGAAAAAAATACATTTTATATTAGTATTATACATATAATACAAAATTATTTTTTTACAAATCGTATTCTCAAAATATTTTGGTTAAATGCATAATAGATATCATTTAATAAAAATGGATTTTATATTATAAAAAAAGAATTTTAGGAAACATTTTTAAGAAAATAATTTCAAGGATACATTACTAAATACCGTTTATAAAAACAAATATCATAAAATAACATATTGAAAACCATATTCTAATTTTTTTTAAAATTATTAAATTTAAAATATTTTTATGATTTTCAAAAAAAAAAAAGTTTTTATCAAAACACATAATAAAAACATTTTAAAATTTGGTTTCTAAAAACAAATTGATGAGAAAGGCATTTGCAATTTTTTATATTATAAATTACATAATAAAAAAAATATTCAATAAGAAATCTAATTAATCTAACATCAATCTAACAAAAAATATCTAGAACTATCCTCAATCAAACACAAAACTAACAAAGTTTTTAAGACTGTATGTATATCTTCATTTATTATGGTAGTCTGAATATATATATTACTAATGGAAACAGTAAAATTCTATATATATATAAAAATGCTATAGAAACATTGCTTACACCCAAATTGTAAGAAAATTATTGGTTAAAACAAAACAAAATTATGAATTAGGGTCCTTAAAACTTGTAAATAGATATTGGGCATGAGCAACTGCCTTTTTAAAAAGCACTAGAACCTGACCCGCGCGCCAGCGCGGATTTGAATTTTTGATTTTTGGTTATTTATTTAACTAAATAATGTATTTGTAATATTTGATGTATTATATTCACCAAGTAAATAATTTTTTTGGCATCTTAAACCATCTATTTACGATGAATATTCGATATCATATAAAAAATTGAACAAATAGACGCAATTAGAGAATTGTAGACGATATATAAAAACAATGGTTATTAATGTAAAATATGAAAAAATATTATATTATGACTTAGTATGACATAAAAGATTATAAATTAGTTATACATGTTTAAAGAAAATAAAATATTTTTTAAACTTCTATGAAAAATTTAACATATAAAAAAGGGCGATGAATTAGTCATCAAATGGTAAATAATTTCATAATTTTATTATTAATAAATTATTTATAGTCTTTGTTTTTCGTCAAGATAATTATTAAATGTCCATAACATTAATATGTTAAAAGGCCATATTATGAAAGCCCATGTTGTAACCGTTTTTTTCGGGAAGTGTAACAAAAAAAAAAATACATTTAACTCTTCGTTTTGTTTAAGTTTGTGTAGGTAAAAGATTAAAAAAAATATCTCTGTCTTTTTCAATGTTCAATCTGGCAACTGCTTTAGTAAGTTTTGAAATGAATTATCTTTTGGACTTCTATTTCACATTGTGTTTAGCCCGAGGATCAATGATAATTCATTTCAACTTAATTTCTTTTCCAGCTGTTTATTTTCTCCCTCTTATGTTGGAAGTACTAACTCACTTTTAGAATTCATGTATAGCCTTACTTATAGTTTTCGGGGATGGCTCTGGATTCTTAAGTGTCAATAGAGATTTATATCCAACANNNNNNNNNNNNNNNNNNNNNNNNNNNNNNNNNNNNNNNNNNNNNNNNNNNNNNNNNNNNNNNNNNNNNNNNNNNNNNNNNNNNNNNNNNNNNNNNNNNNNNNNNNNNNNNNNNNNNNNNNNNNNNNNNNNNNNNNNNNNNNNNNNNNNNNNNNNNNNNNNNNNNNNNNNNNNNNNNNNNNNNNNNNNNNNNNNNNNNNNNNNNNNNNNNNNNNNNNNNNNNNNNNNNNNNNNNNNNNNNNNNNNNNNNNNNNNNNNNNNNNNNNNNNNNNNNNNNNNNNNNNNNNNNNNNNNNNNNNNNNNNNNNNNNNNNNNNNNNNNNNNNNNNNNNNNNNNNNNNNNNNNNNNNNNNNNNNNNNNNNNNNNNNNNNNNNNNNNNNNNNNNNNNNNNNNNNNNNNNNNNNNNNNNNNNNNNNNNNNNNNNNNNNNNNNNNNNNNNNNNNNNNNNNNNNNNNNNNNNNNNNNNNNNNNNNNNNNNNNNNNNNNNNNNNNNNNNNNNNNNNNNNNNNNNNNNNNNNNNNNNNNNNNNNNNNNNNNNNNNNNNNNNNNNNNNNNNNNNNNNNNNNNNNNNNNNNNNNNNNNNNNNNNNNNNNNNNNNNNNNNNNNNNNNNNNNNNNNNNNNNNNNNNNNNNNNNNNNNNNNNNNNNNNNNNNNNNNNNNNNNNNNNNNNNNNNNNNNNNNNNNNNNNNNNNNNNNNNNNNNNNNNNNNNNNNNNNNNNNNNNNNNNNNNNNNNNNNNNNNNNNNNNNNNNNNNNNNNNNNNNNNNNNNNNNNNNNNNNNNNNNNNNNNNNNNNNNNNNNNNNNNNNNNNNNNNNNNNNNNNNNNNNNNNNNNNNNNNNNNNNNNNNNNNNNNNNNNNNNNNNNNNNNNNNNNNNNNNNNNNNNNNNNNNNNNNNNNNNNNNNNNNNNNNNNNNNNNNNNNNNNNNNNNNNNNNNNNNNNNNNNNNNNNNNNNNNNNNNNNNNNNNNNNNNNNNNNNNNNNNNNNNNNNNNNNNNNNNNNNNNNNNNNNNNNNNNNNNNNNNNNNNNNNNNNNNNNNNNNNNNNNNNNNNNNNNNNNNNNNNNNNNNNNNNNNNNNNNNNNNNNNNNNNNNNNNNNNNNNNNNNNNNNNNNNNNNNNNNNNNNNNNNNNNNNNNNNNNNNNNNNNNNNNNNNNNNNNNNNNNNNNNNNNNNNNNNNNNNNNNNNNNNNNNNNNNNNNNNNNNNNNNNNNNNNNNNNNNNNNNNNNNNNNNNNNNNNNNNNNNNNNNNNNNNNNNNNNNNNNNNNNNNNNNNNNNNNNNNNNNNNNNNNNNNNNNNNNNNNNNNNNNNNNNNNNNNNNNNNNNNNNNNNNNNNNNNNNNNNNNNNNNNNNNNNNNNNNNNNNNNNNNNNNNNNNNNNNNNNNNNNNNNNNNNNNNNNTGGTGTACAAAAGAGTGAGATGAGTGATGGTATTTATAGTGAACAACAATACACAAAATAACAAAGATGGTGCTTAATTTGGTAAATGAGTGGGTGATCATAGTGTTTGATGAGTAGATGATCATAGTGCTTGAGTTGGTAAAGGAGTGGATGATCATAGTGCTTGAGTTTGGTAAAGAAGTGGATGATCATTTCAATGCTTAATTTATAACATATGTCATAATTTCAAAGGATTTAAATTATCAGATATTATAACTGTTTATCACCGCTAAAATGTTATCAAAAATTTCCTACGATTCAATCCATCAAAAAATTCCGAGACAGTTTTCATCAAAACATTTTAACAGATAAACCATCAAAATTTTTCGAAAGATTTAGTCATCAAAAAATTATAACAGAATAAACCCGCACAATTTTAAGAAACATTTAAATTTTTTTTTTTTTTTGAAAAAAATACATTTTATATTAGTATTATACATATAATACAAAATTATTTTTTTACAAATCGTATTCTCAAAATATTTTGGTTAAATGCATAATAGATATCATTTAATAAAAATGGATTTTATATTATAAAAAAAGAATTTTAGGAAACATTTTTAAGAAAATAATTTCAAGGATACATTACTAAATACCGTTTATAAAAACAAATATCATAAAATAACATATTGAAAACCATATTCTAATTTTTTTTAAAATTATTAAATTTAAAATATTTTTATGATTTTCAAAAAAAAAAAAGTTTTTATCAAAACACATAATAAAAACATTTTAAAATTTGGTTTCTAAAAACAAATTGATGAGAAAGGCATTTGCAATTTTTTATATTATAAATTACATAATAAAAAAAATATTCAATAAGAAATCTAATTAATCTAACATCAATCTAACAAAAAATATCTAGAACTATCCTCAATCAAACACAAAACTAACAAAGTTTTTAAGACTGTATGTATATCTTCATTTATTATGGTAGTCTGAATATATATATTACTAATGGAAACAGTAAAATTCTATATATATATAAAAATGCTATAGAAACATTGCTTACACCCAAATTGTAAGAAAATTATTGGTTAAAACAAAACAAAATTATGAATTAGGGTCCTTAAAACTTGTAAATAGATATTGGGCATGAGCAACTGCCTTTTTAAAAAGCACTAGAACCTGACCCGCGCGCCAGCGCGGATTTGAATTTTTGATTTTTGGTTATTTATTTAACTAAATAATGTATTTGTAATATTTGATGTATTATATTCACCAAGTAAATAATTTTTTTGGCATCTTAAACCATCTATTTACGATGAATATTCGATATCATATAAAAAATTGAACAAATAGACGCNNNNNNNNNNNNNNNNNNNNNNNNNNNNNNNNNNNNNNNNNNNNNNNNNNNNNNNNNNNNNNNNNNNNNNNNNNNNNNNNNNNNNNNNNNNNNNNNNNNNNNNNNNNNNNNNNNNNNNNNNNNNNNNNNNATTTTTAAACTTCTATGAAAAATTTAACATATAAAAAAGGGCGATGAATTAGTCATCAAATGGTAAATAATTTCATAATTTTATTATTAATAAATTATTTATAGTCTTTGTTTTTCGTCAAGATAATTATTAAATGTCCATAACATTAATATGTTAAAAGGCCATATTATGACAGCCCATGTTGTAACCGTTTTTTTTCCGGGAAGTGTAACAAAAAAAAAATACATTTAACTCTTCGTTTTGTTTAAGTTTGTGTAGGTAAAAGATTAAAAAAAATATCTCTGTCTTTTTCAATGTTCAATTTGAAGCTTATTATGCATAAATCATACGCAAATATATGCAATTGGTTGGAATCTCTATATCTTTATATTCTTATAAATTTTAAATTTATTGTTTCCTCTTCTGCAAGCAAATCAATTACCGAAGTAATAGATCAATTGGTTGGAATCAAATCTATTCTTATAATTAGTGTAATTATGGTTACAGTTTCTATATTTAATAGGTACATTAAAGATACGACATTGAAGATATTCTGTTTTGATTAATAGAAGATATTGGATTTTGAGTTCGTATTTATTGATTTTTTTATTTATAAAGCTTAGAAAATCAATGGGATGATTGGTTGGTTAATACATCCTATAAAGAAAATGAAAACTATAGGTGGTTTAAATATTGTACAT
Coding sequences within:
- the LOC106294734 gene encoding ABC transporter C family member 8 isoform X2; its protein translation is MWTKEDLPWCDVELNLGSKCLQRTAIDLVNLLFLSFFYLLLVAGCVSQRFTLGSRKKGWIFVAAAICCAATSIIYLGAGLKNLIASANDEVSWVACFVEGLIWVSLTVSLLVNGSKWIKILASVWWVSFALLDSAAKIEILSQGKSIRMFDIITWLISLLLLLCSWMNLRSSPEAQDYSTAGLSDPLLAENSKKNSARLATARFFSFLSFSWMNSLLSLGFKKPLTPDDIPSVVPEDEAELAYTKFSKAWDDALLSEPEGAKERNLVFRAVAKVYFKENILTAVCALFRTIAVVSLPLMLYVFVDYANSDHRDLRTGFFNLACLVMLKLVESLSMRHWYFAARRSGMRIRSALMVAAYKKQLKLSSLGRKRHSSGEIVNYIAVDAYRMGEFLWWFHSGWSLTLQLLLSTAVLFGVVGIGAVPGLILLLLCGLLNLPFAKMLQNCQTQFMIAQDKRLRSTSEILNSMKVIKLQSWEEEFKKQIESCRDEEFKWLAKAQLTKAFGTFLYWMSPTIVSSVIFVGCALMNSAPLNASTIFTVLATLRVMSEPVRVIPEAISAIIQVNVSFDRINNFLLDDELKTDEIGRSGMEKSGTAVDIQAGNFSWDPETKHPTLRNINLEIKNGQKVAVCGPVGAGKSSLLHAVLGEIPKVSGTVKVSGSIAYVSQTSWIQSGTIRDNILYGKPMETRRYNAAIKACALDKDINDFGHGDLTEIGQRGLNLSGGQKQRIQLARAVYADADVYLLDDPFSAVDAHTAGVLFHKCVEDSLREKTVILVTHQVEFLSEVDQILVMEEGRITQLGKYDELLMMGTAFKQLVNAHNDAVTVLPLASNESLGDLTKVGRDREIGNIQVVEKIEEEITTTTNVPGAQLTQEEEKEAGYVGLKPFLDYLNVSRGWFLLSSSVLGQVGFVVFQAASTYWLAYGIGIPNLTATMLIGVYSVISTLSAGFVYARAVTTAHLGLKASKAFFSGFTNAVFKAPMLFFDSTPVGRILTRASSDLNVLDFDIPFAIIFVVSPAVELTAALIVMTYVTWQVIIIALLALAATKVVQEYYLASARELIRINGTTKAPVMNYAAETSLGVVTIRAFGTVDRFLKNYLSLVDADAVLFFLSNAAMEWVILRIETLQNLTLFTCALLLILIPKGYIAPGLVGLSLSYALTLTQTQVFLTRWYCTLSNSIISVERIKQYMSIPAEHPAVVDDKRPPSSWPSSGTIHLQELKIRYRPNAPLVLKGISCTFREGTRVGVVGRTGSGKSTLISALFRLVEPASGCILIDGIDISKIGLKDLRMKLSIIPQEPTLFRGCIRTNLDPLGVYSDDEIWKALEKCQLKATISNLPNKLDSSVSDEGENWSVGQRQLFCLGRVLLKRNKILVLDEATASIDSATDAIIQRIIREEFADCTVVTVAHRVPTVIDSDMVMVLSFGDLVEYNEPSKLMETDSYFSKLVAEYWASCRGNSSQNLQVHI
- the LOC106294734 gene encoding ABC transporter C family member 8 isoform X1, yielding MAVLIEDLPWCDVELNLGSKCLQRTAIDLVNLLFLSFFYLLLVAGCVSQRFTLGSRKKGWIFVAAAICCAATSIIYLGAGLKNLIASANDEVSWVACFVEGLIWVSLTVSLLVNGSKWIKILASVWWVSFALLDSAAKIEILSQGKSIRMFDIITWLISLLLLLCSWMNLRSSPEAQDYSTAGLSDPLLAENSKKNSARLATARFFSFLSFSWMNSLLSLGFKKPLTPDDIPSVVPEDEAELAYTKFSKAWDDALLSEPEGAKERNLVFRAVAKVYFKENILTAVCALFRTIAVVSLPLMLYVFVDYANSDHRDLRTGFFNLACLVMLKLVESLSMRHWYFAARRSGMRIRSALMVAAYKKQLKLSSLGRKRHSSGEIVNYIAVDAYRMGEFLWWFHSGWSLTLQLLLSTAVLFGVVGIGAVPGLILLLLCGLLNLPFAKMLQNCQTQFMIAQDKRLRSTSEILNSMKVIKLQSWEEEFKKQIESCRDEEFKWLAKAQLTKAFGTFLYWMSPTIVSSVIFVGCALMNSAPLNASTIFTVLATLRVMSEPVRVIPEAISAIIQVNVSFDRINNFLLDDELKTDEIGRSGMEKSGTAVDIQAGNFSWDPETKHPTLRNINLEIKNGQKVAVCGPVGAGKSSLLHAVLGEIPKVSGTVKVSGSIAYVSQTSWIQSGTIRDNILYGKPMETRRYNAAIKACALDKDINDFGHGDLTEIGQRGLNLSGGQKQRIQLARAVYADADVYLLDDPFSAVDAHTAGVLFHKCVEDSLREKTVILVTHQVEFLSEVDQILVMEEGRITQLGKYDELLMMGTAFKQLVNAHNDAVTVLPLASNESLGDLTKVGRDREIGNIQVVEKIEEEITTTTNVPGAQLTQEEEKEAGYVGLKPFLDYLNVSRGWFLLSSSVLGQVGFVVFQAASTYWLAYGIGIPNLTATMLIGVYSVISTLSAGFVYARAVTTAHLGLKASKAFFSGFTNAVFKAPMLFFDSTPVGRILTRASSDLNVLDFDIPFAIIFVVSPAVELTAALIVMTYVTWQVIIIALLALAATKVVQEYYLASARELIRINGTTKAPVMNYAAETSLGVVTIRAFGTVDRFLKNYLSLVDADAVLFFLSNAAMEWVILRIETLQNLTLFTCALLLILIPKGYIAPGLVGLSLSYALTLTQTQVFLTRWYCTLSNSIISVERIKQYMSIPAEHPAVVDDKRPPSSWPSSGTIHLQELKIRYRPNAPLVLKGISCTFREGTRVGVVGRTGSGKSTLISALFRLVEPASGCILIDGIDISKIGLKDLRMKLSIIPQEPTLFRGCIRTNLDPLGVYSDDEIWKALEKCQLKATISNLPNKLDSSVSDEGENWSVGQRQLFCLGRVLLKRNKILVLDEATASIDSATDAIIQRIIREEFADCTVVTVAHRVPTVIDSDMVMVLSFGDLVEYNEPSKLMETDSYFSKLVAEYWASCRGNSSQNLQVHI